From the Halobacterium zhouii genome, the window ATACCGGTGTAGTTGACTCATCGCATTGTAAATCCCGGCGGAGTCGGCCCCGTCCTTCACCTCAGTTACGACGTTGAGACCCCCAGTGATGAGCATATCTGGGCGGTCGTCTAATCCCGCATAGCCAAACCGCCCGAATTCTCCGTCGGGGTCTTCCCCCCAGTACACCTCGCAATCCGTTTCGCGCTGGAGCCACTCCGAAAGCTCCTGTTGAACCGCTCGTTCATCCATCGTCCGTGAAAATGTCGTGCGGCTGTTGATAGTGTTTTCCACGCCCGTTGCCATTCAAAGATTCTGACGTTCGGAACTACTGTGCACCCCGAGTTGACCAAGATTCGACCCCCCGCGGTTGACACAGACTACTGAATTACCCTCCACGGGCCGGTGGGTCAACCCTGCCGGATAGAAACTGGCTGCTGGTGGAACGATGAGAACACGACTTCCCGACTCTCGTCAGTTCCGGAGTTCGTCGATTCGGGCGGCCACGCCCTCCAACGCGTCGTTCGCGGTCGACACGTCGTCGGTGAGGCTGAGGAACCCGTGCGCCATCGTCGGATAGTGCCGGTGCTCGACGGACGTTCCGTCTGCGTCGAGCGCGTCGGCGTACGCACGCCCTTCGTCCCGGAGCGGGTCGTGGCCTGCGGTGACGACAGTCGCGGGCGGAAGATCACCGTGGTCGGCGGGAGAGAGAAGGTTAGCGTAGGGGTTAGCGGCGTCGACTGGACTCCGAGTGTACTGGTCCCAGAACCACTCGACGTCCGCGCGCGTGAGCAGTGGTCCGTCGGCGTGCTCACGGTAGGAGCCCCGTTCGGTGTCAGGGCTGACCATGGGGTAGAGCAAGAACTGATGGGCGATGGCGGGTCCGTCGAAGTTACGCGCACGCAGTGCGACACTCGCCGCGAGGTTGCCGCCGGCGCTAGTGCCGGCGACGGCGACACAGTCGGGGTCGCCACCGAACGCAGACGCGTTCTCGATAGTCCACTCGAGTGCCGCGTAGGCGTCGTCGAGTGGAGCGGGGAACGGATGCTCTGGCGCGAGTCGGTAGTCCACGCTGACGACGACGCAGTCCCCTCGAGTCGCGAGTTCGCGACAGACACCGCCGATGGAGTCTAGCGTGCCGAGTGTCCACCCACCGCCGTGGTAGAACACGACGACCGGGGCGGGCCGCTCTGGGTCGTCGTGGTACACCCGAACCGGGATTTCACCGCCCGGGCTGTCGAACGCGAGGTCGCGGACGAACGCGACGTCCGGAACGTCCTCGGGGGTGAACACGTGGTCTTCGAGCGTTCGCGCGGATTCGACGGAGAGTTCGTGCCACGTGGGGACGCCCGCTGCCTCGATGTCTTCGACGACGGCAGCGAGCTCCGAGTCGAGGTCCGTCACGGTCGCCTGTTACTCGCCCGCGGCATGAAGGTTCGGAACGCTCTCGGAGCTGGCGCCACAGGCGGGGGTATGGACGACTTCGACGCGTCGCGGGCGGCCGCCAGGATGCGGGACGCCGAGTCCTCGCTGAATGGCCTCCGGGAGCGCTTCTCGGTGCCCAAGGACGGCGTCTACGCGGACGGGAACAGCCTCGGATTGCACGGCCAGGATGCCGCGGCCGCCCTGGAGAGCGCGGTCGCGGAGTGGCGCGAACTCGGCATCGAGGGGTGGACCGAGGCAGAACCGCCGTGGTTCGAGTACGGTGAACGCCTCGGCGCCAGACTCGCCGGCATCCTCGGCGCGAACGAGGACGAGTGCGTCGCGACGAACTCCACGACGGTGAACATCCACGCGCTCGTCGGGACGTTCCTCGAGGCCGCGGACGGCGACCAGGTGGTGGTGAACGAACTCGACTTCCCGACCGACCACTACGCGATTCGGGCGCAGATGCGCGCTCGCGGCATCGACCCCGCGGAGAACCTGGTGGTCGTTGAGAGCCGTGACGGTCGGACAATCGAGTTCGACGACGTGGTGGACGCGGTGACCGACGACACCGCGATCGTGTTTATGCCGTCGGTGCTCTATCGGAGTGGGCAACTGCTCGACGTGCCCCGACTCACGGAACTGGCCCACGAGCACGACGCTTACGCCGGGTTCGACCTCGCACACTCCGTGGGTGTCGTCCCCCACGACCTTCACGACGCCGACGTCGATTTCGCGGTGTGGTGTAGCTACAAATACCTGAACGCGGGGCCGGGCGCCATCGGCGGCCTGTACGTCCACGAAGATCACTTTGACCTTCCGCCCGCGCTCGCCGGCTGGTGGGGTCACGAGAACGAGACGCAGTTCGACATGCGCCCGGAGTTCACGCCCGCGTCGGGGGCCGCCGCGTGGCAGATCGGGACGGTTCCCGTGTTCGCTGCTGCCCCACTGTTCGGAACGCTCGACGTCACGGAGGCCGCGGGTATCGGATCGCTGCGTGAGCGCTCCGTGAACCTCACTGACTACCTGATCCGACTCGTCGACGAACGCCTCCCCGAGTGCGACGTCGGCACGCCCATCGACGCCGACCGACGGGGTGGACACGTCGCCGTCGAACATCCGAACGCGGAGTCGCTCAGTCGTGAACTCCGCGAGCGCGGCGTCGTCGTCGACTTCCGCCAGCCGAACGTCGTGCGAGTCGCTCCCTCTCCGTACTACGTCGGGTTCGAGGACGCGTGGGTGATCGTCGACGAACTCCGCTCGGTCCTCGACGCCGACGAACGCCGGACGTCCTCGGACGAGGACAGTCACGTCACGTAGCCACTCGAAGACGAGTGGCCACGTGCCCAGCGGTGTCGGTCGATTACGTCTCGAAGACGAACCGCGTACCGCCGGACTGACTCGCGGTCACCGAAACTGTCCAGCCGTGGGCGTCCGCAATGCTCTCGACGATGGCGAGACCGAACCCCGTCCCGTCGTCGGCCGTCGTCACCCCGGATTCGAACACCTCGTCGCGGTGCTCGGGCGGAATCCCCGGGCCGTCGTCGGCGACAGCGAACCCTTCGTTCGTGGATTCGACGAGAACAGACACGTCGGCGCCGCCGTGTTCGACGGAATTCCGGAACAGGTTCTCGAGGAGCGACCCGAGTCTCGACGGGTCGGCCTCGAGAGTCGTCGTGGCCGCAGTCTCGGCGGTTTCACGACTCGCGTCGGAAACTGTTCCACCACTCGCGTCGGCGTCTGTCGCGTCGCCGCTCTCGAGAACGCGGCCGTCAGGGAGTTCGAGCGTGGCGCGCTCTGTCTCCACGTTCCTCCACGCCCGCGCTGCAGCGTCCGCGAGTTCGACGTCGGTCGTTTCGTTCAGACTCCGCCCCTCGCGCGCGAGCTCGAGGACACTACCGATGATGTCGTTCATCCGGCCGAGGGCCTCGTCGGCGGCCTCGAAGTGGTCGGCGTTTTCCGTCTCCTCGGCGAGTTCGAGGTAGCCCCGAGCGACGTTCAGGGGGTTCCGGAGGTCGTGGCTGACGATGCTCGCGAACTCGTCGAGGCGGTCGTTCTGTCGCTCGAGTTCGCGTTCGTGTTCTCGCCGACTCGTGATGTCGGTGTACATCGCGAACCCCTGGACGTTCGACTCGCCGAGTCGGAGTGGGACCACGTCCAGGAGGAAATCACGCGGTCCGTCAGCGGTGAGCCGCCGGACTTCGGCGTTGACCGTCCGACCCTGCTGGAGGTTGTCGTTGTACTGATCGGCGCGCTCCTCGCTCCCCTCGGGGACGATGTACTGGTCTATCGCCTCGCCCTCCAGTTCCGCCGCCGGATAGCCGAACACCCGCTCGAAGGCGGGGTTGACCGACCGGACGACCGGGTCCCCGTTCTCGATGACGAAACTCGCAGTGGGGCTCGGGATGTTCTCGAACAGCGCCGCGAGTCGGTTGTGCTCGTGTCGGAGTTCGTGTTGTGACCGGATCCGCTCGACTGCCTGGGCAGCGTGCGACGCGAGCAGTTCTGCGAGTTCCACGTCCTCGTCGTCGAAGGCGTTCTGTTCTCTGCGGCCCGCCTGGAAGACGCCGACGTCGCCGATGGGGACGCTGAGCACCGAGCGTAGCGTGGTGTCCTCGGAGTCGTCGACGCGAGCGTCCTCGAGGACGTCTGCAACGCGCTCGGACTCTCCGGTCTTGTACGTGTGACCGGCAACGCCCTCGTCGACTGGAATCCCCTCGACGTCCGGTGGCTGTCCTGCCCACGCGCGCACCTCGAGGAAGCCGTCGGACTCGGTTTCGACGACCGAGGAGTCGAACGCGAGTACGTGGTCTGCGGTGTCGGCCATCGCGTCGTAGACGGTCTGTTCCTCGTCTGTCGCCGCGACGCGACCCGCGTACTCGAGGAGTTCCGGACGGTGGTCGTCGTCGTCACGAACCATCGGTATCCTGCCTCGAAGGAGACAACCGCTTGAACAGTACCTCGTAGTCCTCGTCGTCGAAGCCCGCGAGCACGCCGTCCAGGCGGTCCCGGAGCTCCGCGAGTTCGGCTTCGAGGCGGCGGAACTTCTCGGAGTCCGTGACACCGTTGCGGTCTGTCTCCTGTAGCAGCGCGCGCTTACGAGCGACGGCGAAGTAGCGCTGGACGGTGGCGTCGTACGCCGACCGCCGGAGCAGTCGGTCGACCGAGTCCCGGAGCGTCTCGCGGTCGACCGGCTTTCGGAGGTAGTCGTCGAACCCCATGTCGATGATGTCGAGTCGTGGTTCGACGGCGGTCACCATCCCCACCCGACAGTCGTAGCCGCGTTCCCGGATGGTCTCGAGGAGTTCGTCGCCAGGCACGCCCGGCATCTGTCGGTCGAGCAGGACGACGTCGACGTCCTCGTCGAGGGTGTCGAGGGCCGACTCGCCCTCGTACGCCGTTCGCACTTCGTAGCGGTCACGGAGCCAGATAGTGTAGAGGTCGGCGAGGCCGCGTTCGTCGTCGACCACCAGGACAGTGGCCTCCTCGTCGACGCCCGAGGTCCCTCCGTTGCGTTCAGTCATGGTTGTGTCCGCGGCCGCGGTCTGGCCGACGTTGGATTCGAACGTATTTATCACTTGTTGAGCGATTCCCGACCAGATACGCACTCGCACACGGGAGGACGCGCCGACGGCATTCGCTACGACAACCCCGCGACGGACTGCTGAAGTCGTATCGTCGGCGGAACCAGCAGTCCGCCGAGGAGGACGAGGAACACGTACGTCAAGGGGTCAGCGACCGTCGCTGGGCCGACGAGCGAGGCGAGGTCGCCCACCGCGATGCCGGTCGCGCAGACGAGCACGAGCAGGAGGTGGCGACGGAGTGTGTCGAGGGCGGTGCCGTGAGCGAGCGACTCCAGGCGCTCGCTGAACGCGACGCCGTACGCCGCGAACGCCAGCGCGCCGACGCCCTTCACGACGGCGACCACCGCCGACTGGCCGAGGAGGAGGACGACCAGCCACTCCACGCCGATGACGACGACGAACCCGAACTCGATGCGGCGCAGGCGGGCCAGCGACACGTCGCGCTCGGACTCCGGCGGCGCGAGCGCGCTGTTGTAGTACACCTCCCGCATCGCGAACGCCACGAACGCGATGGCAAAGAGGAGCGTCACGTCCGCGAACGCCGCGACGACGCCGCCTGCACCGGCGACCAGCGCGAGGCCGCACGCGCCGAACGCCGTCACCGCGAACCCGAGGTACGAGAGGTAACCCCAGAAGTCCTCGTGGCCCTCCATGCGGTCGAGCGCGTGATTCTGCAAGGCGTAGTACGAGAACACCGCTCCTGTCACAGCGACGAGTCCGTACCCAGAGAATCGGATGACAGAGAGCGTTCCGTTCACCGCCATCCAGCCACCTCCACGACGTCCGCCGCCAGTTCGTCGAGGGCCCGCTGGAAGTCGAGCACCGTAGCGAACCGCGACGCCTTCTCGGGGGCGAGCGCTCGCGCGAACAACTTTTCGACGGACGCCGGCAGGTCCGGGTTCAGTTCAGTCGCGTCGATACGGTCGCTGCCCCCAGTAGACGGGGCGGTTCCGGTGAGTAGGCCGTAGGTCAGCGCGCCGAGACCGAACACGTCCGTCGACTGGTCGAACTCACCGTAGGCGTCTGGATCGACGTGCTCCGGCGCGGCGTAGCCCGGCGGAACCGGCGGCGTCTGGAGCCCGCTCACGGCGTGTGCGAACCCCCAGTCCGCGACCGTCGGGGCGTCCCACGCGTTCTCCGCCGTCTCCACGAACCGCACCGCACCCGGATGCAGGCCGCCGTGAACGACACCCCTGCTGTGCGCGTGGCTGACGGCGCGCGTCACGCACGTCACCTGCCAGAGCGCCTCCGCGAGCGACGAGGGCGACCCGCGTTGCGCGAGGGTTTCGCCCTCGTCGAAGCGAGCGACGACCCAGCGCGGCCCGCGCCCCATCAACGTAGCGACGTGGTCGTGACCGTCCACGGACGCCCACCACTCGACGGCGTCGCGGAACGCCGCGCACACCGCGGAATCCTCGGCGGTGAGTCGCCGGAGCGTCACGACGCCGTGCTCCAGCGTGCTCTCAGCCACCGTCGCCTTGTAGTCCGTGGTGAGCGGTCCCTCCCGGAGTGTCCGACTCGGCGAGAGATCCGCGAGGGACAGCGACACCGAGGGGACTTCCGGAACTTCGTCGGGCGGACCGTGCTCGGGGCCGTCTTCGTCGCTGTCGCCGGTTTGGACCGGCGTCTCCTGCCCGAAGGACACCGCTACGGGTCGGGTTCGGTCCTCCTCGTCGGCGTTCACGGTGACCACCGTCGCGTCGTCGGGCAGAAGCGACGCGTACGCCTCGTGGGAGCGGACCACCATGGGGTAGCCGGCGTCGTCGGCGCGCGACTCGAGAGCGGCCGCGACTTCGCGGACCGCCTCGCGCGCGTACCGCTCCACGAGCGCATTGCCGGAGTCCGTCAGCGCCGCGAGTGTCGACAGCCCCGTCGTCGCGCGAGCCGGGTACGCCTTCGTCACGGCGGCCACCGCAACGACGGCGTTCTGGGTCACCAGCGGGTCGTCGGACCGCGCGAGCGACACGAGGTTCGG encodes:
- a CDS encoding protein kinase domain-containing protein encodes the protein MGEKNVDARVDSERRRSLQSNVTTDSVSQLAALLESDDSDERAGAAWRLVEAVDSQPATVRGHLDALTSRVDDPDVWVRRGVTWVLAELADTQPDALADRFPNLVSLARSDDPLVTQNAVVAVAAVTKAYPARATTGLSTLAALTDSGNALVERYAREAVREVAAALESRADDAGYPMVVRSHEAYASLLPDDATVVTVNADEEDRTRPVAVSFGQETPVQTGDSDEDGPEHGPPDEVPEVPSVSLSLADLSPSRTLREGPLTTDYKATVAESTLEHGVVTLRRLTAEDSAVCAAFRDAVEWWASVDGHDHVATLMGRGPRWVVARFDEGETLAQRGSPSSLAEALWQVTCVTRAVSHAHSRGVVHGGLHPGAVRFVETAENAWDAPTVADWGFAHAVSGLQTPPVPPGYAAPEHVDPDAYGEFDQSTDVFGLGALTYGLLTGTAPSTGGSDRIDATELNPDLPASVEKLFARALAPEKASRFATVLDFQRALDELAADVVEVAGWR
- the kynU gene encoding kynureninase — translated: MDDFDASRAAARMRDAESSLNGLRERFSVPKDGVYADGNSLGLHGQDAAAALESAVAEWRELGIEGWTEAEPPWFEYGERLGARLAGILGANEDECVATNSTTVNIHALVGTFLEAADGDQVVVNELDFPTDHYAIRAQMRARGIDPAENLVVVESRDGRTIEFDDVVDAVTDDTAIVFMPSVLYRSGQLLDVPRLTELAHEHDAYAGFDLAHSVGVVPHDLHDADVDFAVWCSYKYLNAGPGAIGGLYVHEDHFDLPPALAGWWGHENETQFDMRPEFTPASGAAAWQIGTVPVFAAAPLFGTLDVTEAAGIGSLRERSVNLTDYLIRLVDERLPECDVGTPIDADRRGGHVAVEHPNAESLSRELRERGVVVDFRQPNVVRVAPSPYYVGFEDAWVIVDELRSVLDADERRTSSDEDSHVT
- a CDS encoding ATP-binding protein, whose amino-acid sequence is MVRDDDDHRPELLEYAGRVAATDEEQTVYDAMADTADHVLAFDSSVVETESDGFLEVRAWAGQPPDVEGIPVDEGVAGHTYKTGESERVADVLEDARVDDSEDTTLRSVLSVPIGDVGVFQAGRREQNAFDDEDVELAELLASHAAQAVERIRSQHELRHEHNRLAALFENIPSPTASFVIENGDPVVRSVNPAFERVFGYPAAELEGEAIDQYIVPEGSEERADQYNDNLQQGRTVNAEVRRLTADGPRDFLLDVVPLRLGESNVQGFAMYTDITSRREHERELERQNDRLDEFASIVSHDLRNPLNVARGYLELAEETENADHFEAADEALGRMNDIIGSVLELAREGRSLNETTDVELADAAARAWRNVETERATLELPDGRVLESGDATDADASGGTVSDASRETAETAATTTLEADPSRLGSLLENLFRNSVEHGGADVSVLVESTNEGFAVADDGPGIPPEHRDEVFESGVTTADDGTGFGLAIVESIADAHGWTVSVTASQSGGTRFVFET
- a CDS encoding response regulator, which gives rise to MTERNGGTSGVDEEATVLVVDDERGLADLYTIWLRDRYEVRTAYEGESALDTLDEDVDVVLLDRQMPGVPGDELLETIRERGYDCRVGMVTAVEPRLDIIDMGFDDYLRKPVDRETLRDSVDRLLRRSAYDATVQRYFAVARKRALLQETDRNGVTDSEKFRRLEAELAELRDRLDGVLAGFDDEDYEVLFKRLSPSRQDTDGS
- a CDS encoding alpha/beta hydrolase, with protein sequence MTDLDSELAAVVEDIEAAGVPTWHELSVESARTLEDHVFTPEDVPDVAFVRDLAFDSPGGEIPVRVYHDDPERPAPVVVFYHGGGWTLGTLDSIGGVCRELATRGDCVVVSVDYRLAPEHPFPAPLDDAYAALEWTIENASAFGGDPDCVAVAGTSAGGNLAASVALRARNFDGPAIAHQFLLYPMVSPDTERGSYREHADGPLLTRADVEWFWDQYTRSPVDAANPYANLLSPADHGDLPPATVVTAGHDPLRDEGRAYADALDADGTSVEHRHYPTMAHGFLSLTDDVSTANDALEGVAARIDELRN